The following proteins are encoded in a genomic region of Enoplosus armatus isolate fEnoArm2 chromosome 11, fEnoArm2.hap1, whole genome shotgun sequence:
- the olig2 gene encoding LOW QUALITY PROTEIN: oligodendrocyte transcription factor 2 (The sequence of the model RefSeq protein was modified relative to this genomic sequence to represent the inferred CDS: substituted 2 bases at 2 genomic stop codons): MGCQMRFGVTSGFDVXVFSPSRLEKHSXLPFWTRTMDSDTSRVSSRPSSPEVDDIFLSALKKSVHGFSGAVSSTQSDSPSDIHSLRGLSAADEESLLRLSKKDRKLMSEGELQTIRLKINSRERKRMHDLNVAMDGLREVMPYAHGPSVRKLSKIATLLLARNYILMLSNSLEEMKRLVSEIYGSSGHHGGFHPSACGTMTHAGPLPGHPVASHASHPAVHHPLLPPAAVSTASLSAPGIAAVTSVRPHHGLLKAPVAGAGPLGSSFQHWGVGTGMPCPCSMCQVPPPHVSSMSAVTMPRLASDSK; the protein is encoded by the exons ATGGGCTGTCAGATGCGATTTGGAGTAACAAGTGGATTTGACGTTTAGGTTTTCTCACCATCGCGCTTGGAAAAACACTCCTG ACTACCGTTCTGGACCAGAACCATGGACTCTGATACGAGCCGAGTTTCGAGCAGACCGTCATCTCCGGAGGTGGACGACATCTTCCTGTCCGCCCTGAAGAAATCAGTGCACGGCTTCTCCGGCGCCGTGTCCTCCACACAGAGCGACTCTCCGTCAGACATCCACAGCCTGCGCGGCCTCTCCGCCGCCGACGAGGAATCCCTCCTCCGGCTGTCCAAGAAAGACCGTAAACTCATGTCAGAGGGCGAGCTGCAGACGATCCGCCTCAAGATCAACAGCCGCGAGAGGAAAAGGATGCACGACCTCAACGTGGCCATGGACGGGCTCCGGGAGGTCATGCCCTATGCGCACGGGCCATCGGTGCGCAAACTCTCCAAAATCGCCACCCTACTGCTGGCTAGAAACTACATCCTGATGCTGAGCAACTCGCTGGAGGAGATGAAGCGGCTGGTCAGCGAAATCTACGGCAGCAGCGGACACCACGGCGGCTTCCACCCGTCAGCCTGTGGGACTATGACACACGCGGGGCCCCTGCCGGGACACCCGGTGGCTTCCCACGCCTCACACCCGGCTGTGCACCACCCGCTCCTCCCACCGGCTGCAGTCTCCACCGCCTCTTTGTCCGCACCCGGTATCGCCGCCGTCACCTCTGTCAGACCCCATCACGGACTCCTCAAAGCGCCCGTTGCAGGTGCAGGGCCGCTGGGCAGCAGTTTCCAGCACTGGGGCGTTGGCACCGGGATGCCTTGTCCGTGCAGCATGTGCCAAGTCCCGCCTCCGCATGTGTCCAGCATGAGCGCCGTCACCATGCCGAGGCTGGCCAGCGACTCCAAGTGA